TTGGGGGGGGGGGGCGATTGAAAGTGGGGCAGGTCCGGCGCGCTCGGAGATCTGTTCCACATTTCCCCTAGGGCATCCACCTTGAATACCCGCTCGAGCTTCACTAGCTTGCGGCTGTGGCTGAACAACGCGGCAATCATAGCGAACAAGTGCGCATCCTGATCGTGGACGACGATCCGGGGCAGCGCAGCCTGTTGACGTCGTTCCTCAGATCACAAGGTTTCGAGACGGACGCCGCGGATTCCGGCGAACGCGCGCTCGAGAAGCTTCGCAGTTCCCGCTTCGACCTCATGATTTCCGACGTGCGCATGCCGGGATTGTCCGGACTCGAAACACTTCGCCGCGCGCGCAAGGAGCACGATGCCCTGCCGATCCTGCTCGTTACCGCATTTACAGATGTGCGCGACGCCGTGGCTGCGATGCGCGATGGCGCATTGAACTACCTGGCGAAGCCGATTGACCTCGATGAGTTGCTGACCCTGGTGCAACAGGCCGTGGGTGTTTCAGAGTCGGTCACCCTGAAATACAGCGAGAATAAGCAATTGCCGGACTATGTCGTCGCTCGAAGCCCGCTCACGCAGGCCGTTTTCCGCGAGGCATCGCTCGTGGCCGTTTCCGACACCCGCGTGCTTATCACGGGCGAAAGCGGTTCGGGCAAGGAGATCCTGGCCGATGTCGTCCATGCATGGAGCACCCGTTCAAAAGGTCCCATCGTCAAGGTGAACTGTGCCGCGATTCCCGAGACTCTTCTGGAAAGCGAGCTGTTCGGCCACGAGAAAGGCGCTTTCACGGGGGCGCATGCACAGCGGATTGGACGATTCGAAGAGGCGACCAATGGCACGATCTTCCTGGACGAAATTGGCGAGATGTCGCCGCAGTTGCAGGCGAAACTTCTGCGTGTGACACAAAACGGAACGTTCCAACGCGTCGGATCCAACAGGGAGATCCGGACCAACGCACGCCTGCTGACCGCAACCAACCGCAACCTTGAGGAACTCGTGAAGAGCGGGAAATTCCGCGAGGACCTCTTCTACCGGCTGAACGTTGTCGAACTGCATCTCCCGCCCCTTCGCGAACGGCGCGAGGATATTCTCCCGCTGGCCAGTCACTTCATCGCGGAATTCGCCAAGGGCAAAGGACGTGTTTCGGAAGCCGTCGCCACGTGCCTTGAACGTTATGCGTGGCCGGGTAACGTGCGCGAATTGCGAAATGCGATGGAGCGGGCAGTGCTGCTCTCGCGCAGCGAATTAATCCTTCCCGAACACCTCCCATCGAAGGTTCGAGAAGCCGCCGCACAACCGGCGCCGATCGCATCGCCCGAGGCTCGGCAACTGGAGGAAATCGAACGCGAAGCGATCCTCGAAGGGCTCCGCAAGCATGGATACAACCGCACCGAGACGGCGCGCGCCCTCGGCATCAGCCGCCGCGCGTTGATCTACAAAATCCAGCGCTTCCGCAATATGGGAATAGCCATCGACCCGGCCTGACCTCTCCGCCAAGCCGCTCGTTATGACGCAAAGGGTTGCCGCTGGGTCAGGCCGAACAGGCGGCGGGCGAACGCGTGGGCGAGTTGATTCATTTGCTCAGCTTCCCACGGCGGAAGCGACCGAGCATTGTTGAACTCCCACAGCCTGAGCCAATGTTCAAAGTGCTCAGGTTTCAGGTTCAGCGGCAAATGCGCCGCCCCGAAGCCGCCGCGGTATCGCGAAGGCCCTCCCGCCTGCAGCGCCCAAAAATCGGCAATCTTTTCCAAGTGCGCCGGCCAATCCGGGATGTGGGTGTTGAAAATCGGCCCTATCACCGCATCCTGGCGCACATCCGCATAGAACCCCGTGATCAGCTTGAGGATCCCTTCATGCCCGCCAAGGCGCGCATACAGTGTCTGTTCTTCGCTCATCATCAATCACTTCCACCACCCGCTTCGCTCCTGCGTTCGAGGTACCGTGGATGATCCTCCAGGTTCTGCGACATGTAAACGTGTCGAATTTCCTGCCCGAAGCCGTTACGACGGAAAAACGCGAGCGCGCTATAATTCTTTGCCGCGGTGTCAACCAGCATGATCCGGGCGTCCCGATCTATGAACAGCACGGTCAACTGTTTCAGCAGGCGAGTGGCAATGCCGCTGCGCTTGAGGCGCGGTTCCACACCGAGCCAGAGCAGCCAGCCATAACGCCACGCGCTCCTCGGCTTTTCCATTACGCGGCCAAGCGCGAAGCCAACAATCCGCTCGTCGGATTCAGCGACGAGACATGTCTCAGCATCGTTGCTGAACAACAACGCGAGCTCATGGTCATCCCAGGATCGATACAACGTCGGCCATTCCTCGGCCGTGAAGATCTTCTGGCCCAGTTCGAATACTTCCGCGACGTCTTTCAATTGCATCTCCCGAATTTCAATCGGGGAAGATGCGCCAGAACGGCGGCCCAAACGTTTGCGCAAGAATCCCATACTCGTGCAACTTACCATCGCGCCGTGCCGCGTCAGATCAGTGTCCGCGCGTGCGCCAAAGCGTCGTCGAGCTTCGCCGCGTCCTTGCCTCCACCCCTCGCGTTGTCCGGCTTCCCTCCCCCCTTGCCTGCCACAATCGGGGCAATCTGCTGCACTATTTTTCCCGCCTGCACCTTTGCGATGAACTCCGGCGAAACCGAAGCGATCAGTGCCACGGCGCCGTTGCTGGCGCCTCCAAGCACGATCACGCCCTTGAAGCTCGATTTGAGTGAATCCACTACAGCCTGCAAGAAGTCGCCATCGACGGCTCCCAGGCTGTGGATGATTGCCGGCACGCCATTGATCTCGACAACGCGCTCGCGGAGGCTATTGGCGATGTTTGCAGCTTCGCGCTGCTGGCCCGACCGAATCTGCTTTTCCAATTCCTTCTGATGCGAAAGCAGGGCTTCAATCTTCTTGTCCAGTTCGTGAAGCGGTGCGTTCACTTTCGCCGCGAGGGCCTTGATCAACGCAACTTCATCCGCCGCCTTGCGATACGCTTCCAACCCTGCAACAGCCTCGATGCGCCGCACCCCGGCTGCAATCGCGCTTTCCCCAACGATGCGAAATAATCCGATTTCCCCCGTCGCGCGAGTGTGCGTACCGCCGCAAAGTTCCATCGAATAACCGTCGAGCTTTTTCGCCTGGCCGCCGATCTGCACGACGCGAACTGTGTCGCCGTATTTATCGCCGAAAAACTGCATCACATCCTTGCGCGCCTTCACATCAGCATAGGGCACTTCCGTCCAGCTCACCGCCGCGTTCTCCACGATGCGTTCATTGACCAGCTTTTCGATATCAGCCACCTGCGCCGGTGTGAGCGGCTGTGAATTGAAGTCGAAGGTGAGCTTGTCCGGTCCGACAAAGGAACCCTTTTGGGAAGCTTCCCTGCTGACGACTTCGTGCAGCGCCCAATGCAGCAGATGCGTGACGGAATGATGACGCTCGATTGCACGGCGGCGGAGGGCATTGACTGACAGCGTCACGCAACTGCCTGCCGCGGGAACCGCCTCCGCCCTGCCATTTTCAGTCTCCAAAAAATGGAGCCACGTGTTTCCAGACTTTTGCGTATTCGCAATACGCCAGCCTTCTGTGCCGGCCCGCAGTTCGCCCGTGTCTCCCACCTGCCCGCCCATTTCCGCATAGGCTGCCGAAGCGTCGAGAATGACAGCCGTCTTGTCCTTGATTGAAACCACCTCAAGGACCGTGGCCGGAATCTCAAGCACCTCGAACCCGACGAAACGCGTCGGCGTTGTCGTCTCGATTTCTGATAGCGAAATGACCTGCTTCTTCTGCGCTGCACGGGCAAGCGCGCGTTGTTTTTCCATCAACCGCTCAAAACCATCCTTGTCGACAGAAAGCCCCCGTTCGCGCGCCATTAACTCGGTGAGATCGAGCGGGAAGCCGTACGTGTCATACAACTTGAATGCAAATTCGCCCGTGACGCTCCCGCCCGTCGCTGCTTCGTTGAACAGCTCAATGCCCCGATCCAATGTTTTGTTGAAAGACTCCTCTTCTCCGCGGATGACGTCCTGCACGTGTTTCTTCTTTGCACGAATTTCAGGAAACACGTCGCCCATGGTTTCGGCGAGGACATCGACGAGCCTGTAAAAAAACGGCTCACGAAAGCCGAGCGTCCGCCCATAGCGAACAGCCCGCCGTAGGATGCGCCGCAGCACGTAGTTGCGATCGTTATTGCCAGGCTGAATGCCATCAGCGATCGCAAAACTCAGCGTGCGGATATGGTCGGCGATCACCCGAAATGCGATGTCGATCGCCACCTGCTCCTGCGTAGATTTGCTTTGCCAGTCCGTCGGGACCTGCTTGAGATCACTCGCAGGGCCTGGACGCGGGCCGGCCTTCTCAGCTTCCACCTCCACAATCTTGCTCGGAGCTTCACCACTGGTTTTCGCAGGCTTCGCGGGAACGTCCACGGATCCGGCGTCGCCCGGCAACGTGCTGCAATAACGCTTGCCGCTCAGCTTCTCGAGCGCGTCAAAGATCGGCCGGAAAATGTCGGTCTCATAATTGGAAATCCGTGCTTTCGCGAAATCCTTCAATCCGTTCGTGCCCTGCATGATTGAAGTCACGCGCTCAAAACCCATTCCCGTGTCGATGTGCTTGGAAGGCAGCGGGGAGAACGTGCCGTCGGGATTGGCATTGAACTGAATGAACACCAGGTTCCAGATCTCGATGCACTGCGGACTTCCCTTGTTGACCAGCGCGCCCTTCGTGTCGCCGTTCGGCGTCAGGTCCACATGCAGTTCCGAGCATGGACCGCACGGGCCTGTCTCGCCCATCATCCAGAAATTGTCCTTCTTGTTGCCGTTGACGATGTGCACGGCGGGATCAAGGCCCGCGCTGCGGAACTTCGCCGCCCAGAATTCCCAGGCCTCACGATCGAAATCACTTGGATCATTTTGCGCCTTGTCTGGATTGTAAACCGTGGCGTAGATCCGTTGCGGCGGGAATTTCCAAATTTCAACAACGAGTTCCCATGCCCATTCGATGGCCTCCTGCTTGAAGTAATCTCCAAAAGACCAATTCCCGAGCATCTCGAAAAACGTGTGGTGATAGGTGTCGAGTCCCACGTCGTCGAGGTCATTGTGCTTGCCACCCGCGCGGATGCATTTCTGGGTGTCGGCCGCCCGCGTGTCGCTGCCTGGAACAGCTCCCGCCCACCTGCTGACATCGGCTTCTTTCTGGCCCAGGAAGACAGGCACAAACTGGTTCATGCCAGCGTTGGTGAACAGCAGGTTCGGCGAGTCGGGCATGAGCGAACTCGAAGGAACAAGGGTGTGCTGCTTCGACTTGAAGAAGTCGAGGAACGATTGGCGAATCTGCTTTGACGTCATCATCTGTCGCAAGGTGCTATAACCGCGAAAAAATTCAGGCGGGGAGATTAGCCGAAGCGAACGGTCGAATGCGAGTTGAATTCAGAGGGCCCAGCGCGACCGGGGCGTCGTTATCAAACTCACTCTCTTTCCGGGCGAAGCCGGAGGAGAAGTCTCCCAAATCTCTAGGCGGCCAAAGCGAAGGCAGGGTGGCGTCAGGCATCTTGCCTGACGTAGAGGGCGTGCACCCTTGCCGCCCGGAAAACCGTTAACCACGCGAGACACTCAGATTCTCTCAACGTTTGAGAATCCTTCCACCCGGCGGGAAGCCCGGGTGGAATGAAAAGCGCGCGACGAATCTCACGCGAGTTTGAAGATCTCACAGCATCTCCAGGCTCCTGGCCTGGATGCGCAGGTGTCGGGCGGAACGGGATTGTTCCGCTTCCGACCAGAAAAGCCGGTCCCCAACCAGCATCACCTGACCCTGCGCATCCGCCAGCACCTCCACCCTCTCCTTGGCAACCTCAAAACTTTGTCCGCTGAATGTGATCACAATCCTGCATTCCTTTCCGTTACAAATCCTGATCCAGAGTGGAGGCGAATCAGGAACATCGGGCTTTTCTGACAAAACCAGGCGCGTCCCCTCCTCATCCTGCACAATCGCCCGCACCTGGTTCGGGAACATCCCAAGCGTCTGTCGGATCACCTCCGAGTTTTCAAGCGCAGCAAACACAGGCTGCCGTTCAGCGTTGAACGGAGAAAGGATGAACGCGATGAGGACGCACGCGGACGCCAATCCCAGGGCCCACAGCCAGCGCAGCGACACGGCTGGCCGATCCCGCCGGCGCGCACGGCGATCCAGCTGGGAAAGGACCGCTTGCGGAAACAAGTCCCAATACTCCGCGTTCCGTTCAGGCACTGCCGCGGCTTTCAATTTATTCTCCAACTCGGAATCATTCATCGCGGACCTTTCCCGCCAGCCAGCGCTTTAGTTTCTGTTTTGCTGAAAATACCCGCCAGGAAACGGTGGTTTCCGAGCAACCAAGAATGCGTCCCGCTTCAGCGTGGGTTTTGCCCTCGTAAATTGTCAGGACGATCGCCGCCCGTTGCTTCGGGTGCAACTTCATCAGGGCATTCTGCACTCGCCACGGCTCCGCAACGTCGCGGGATTCCGCCGGGTTTTCAGGGATTTCCCATTGCTCGTGCAGCCTGTTCCGCCGGCTCTCGCGTTTGTGCCAGTTGAGGCAAAGGTTCATCGCGATTCGATACAGCCACGATGAAAACGCCGCATCACCCCGAAAACTCTCCAGCCTCTGGAATGCCTGAATGAACGTTTCCTGCGCCAGGTCCTCGGCGTCGGCCATCGACCCTGTCATGCGGTATGTGACGGCGTGAATCATCCGTTGATGCATCTGGACCAGGGACCCAAAGGCTGAGTGATCGCCCTGCCGGCATCTGAGGATCACAGCCCTTTGTTCATCGTCCATTTGCGTTCTGATTTTAAAGTTAGGACAAACCCCAGCAAAGGATCCTTTGAGTGATTTCGCAGAATCGACCGCATTCCATCTCATGTTTGCACCGGCTCGAACCCGCAACTTCGCCACGGCTCTTGAGTTGCGGCCTGTTTATCACGTATGTTGTGCGCTCCATGCTGACTCTTTCCGGCATTTCGAAGGCTTATGGCGAACGCGTCCTGTTCGCCGACGCCACGCTGCAGGTGAACCGCAACGACCGCATCGGCCTTGTCGGCCCGAACGGCGCGGGCAAATCCACCCTGCTCTCGTTGATCCTTGGGGAGGAAGAGGCGGATGCCGGCGAAGTTATTCTTGAACGCGGTGTTCGCATCGGGCATTTGCCGCAGGAGAGCATGCCTGTCGCAGACGAGACAGTGATTGAACTCGCAACCGCTTCGTCACCCGAATTCCTCAAGCTGCGCCGCATCATCAAAGCCTGGGACAACAACCATCCCGTGGAAGCGCTGCATCCTGAGGAAATCCACGATGACGTGCACGATCGCTTCAACGAGCTGGGTGGTTACCAACTCGAGGCGAAGGCGAAACAGATTCTTGCGGGCTTGAGCTTTCGGGAAACCGATTTCGAACGCCCGGCGCGCGAAATGAGCGGTGGCTGGGTCATGCGCGCGCATCTGGCGCGCCTGCTCGCAATGGAGCCCGACCTGCTGATTCTCGACGAGCCCACCAACCATCTCGACCTGGAGGCGCTCATCTGGTTCCAGGATTACCTGAAGAATTATCCGGGAGCGATCCTCGTCATTTCCCACGATCGTGAATTCCTGAACCACCTTGTCGGGAGCATCGTGGAAATTCGACAAAGCCGCCTGATGCGTTACCGCGGCAACTATGACGAATACCTTGTTCAGCGCGAGGCGGCCGAGGAACAGTTGCTCGCGGCTTACAAGAATCAACAGCGCGAAATCGCAAGCCTGATGGACTTTGCAAACCGCTTCCGCGCCAAGGCTTCCAAGGCGTCGCAAGCGCAAAGCAAATTGAAGCAGATCGAACGGATGGACAAGATCGAGGCGCCCACCAGCGATGATCGAAAGGTGAGCTTCTCGTTTCCCCAGCCGCAACGGAGCGGCCAGCGCGTGATCCGGCTTCAAAACATTCGCTTCGGCTACCCGCTCTCGTCCGCGAGCAACCCGGGCGCACAGGGCGAGAATTTGATTTATGAACGGCTCGCCTTCGAAGCGGAACGCGGACAGCGCATCGTCCTCGTCGGGCCGAACGGCGCCGGGAAATCGACGTTGTTAAAACTGCTGGGCGGCGTGCTTGAACCGCAGAATGGAATCAGAGAACTCGGTCACAACGTGAAATCCGGTTACTACTCGCAGTATCGGGTGGACATGCTCGACCTGAGCCGGACCGTGCTTGAGGAAGCTTTGGACACTCCGTCCCGTGTGACCGAACAATTCGTGCGCACATTGCTCGGCTCGTTCCTGTTTCAAGGTGACGATGTCTTCAAACGCGTGAGTGTCCTGAGCGGTGGCGAAAAGAGCCGCCTCGCTCTGGTGAAGCTGTTGCTCGATCCGCCCAACCTGCTGCTCATGGATGAACCCACGACGCATCTAGACATGTCGAGCATCGACGCGCTGTTGTATGCGCTGGATCAATTTGAGGGAACCCTGATCTTCATCAGCCACGACGTCTATTTCATCCGCGCCCTGGCAAATCACGTGGTCCATGTGAACGCAGGCCGTCTTACCCCCTACCCTGGCGGCTATCAATATTACCTTGATAAAACCCGTGCCGGCTCGGCCCGGGCAGCGCTGACGGCGGGCGGGCAAGGACGCCGGATTGGAGAGCCTCCGCAGCGATCTGCGGTTGCCGTGACCGATGGTCTCTCGCGAAAGGATCAAAAACGAATCGAAGCAGAACAGCGGCAGGCGCGATCCAAAGAACGGAAGTCGCAGCAACAGGCGGTGCATCAGCTTGAAAAGCAAATCCAGGCGCTGGAACAGAAGCAAAGCGAACTGACGGCCGAGTTGGAGAAACCAGAAACGTACGAAAAACCAGGACGCGCCAATCAGATCAACCGCGAACTTGTGGATGTGCAATCAGAACTTGAGGAACTCACGCCGAAGTGGGAAGCAGCGGCGACGAGGCTCGCCACTCTGGACGCTGGATAGGCATCTGCACGATGCGGTGGCGGGACGGCCACTCCGATGGCGTTCAGCCCGGCGTCATCCCGAATTGGCGCAGATACTTGATCGTGACGGTAAAATCCTTGGGCAGGGGCGATTGCATCACGACAGTTTCGCCCGTCACAGGATGCGTCAGTTCCAGTTGCTCCGCATGAAGGGCCACTCGCCCCATCAGGGGGCGTTCTTCTTTTCCAGGCTTCAGGACGTAATTCTTCTTCAAACTCGATAGGTACAGCGCCTTCCCCCCGTAGAGTGAATCGCCGACAATCGGCAATCCGAGGTGGCGGAGGTGAACGCGAATCTGATGGGTCCGGCCAGTCAGCGGCTCGCAACGAAGCAACGTAAAGCGGCTGAACTTTTCCATCACATGAACCACCGTGCGTGATCGTTTTCCGTTTTTCGGGTCGACGCGCATCAGACCGATCCGCGTTGGGTGCGCTGCGAGTTTCTGGTCGATCTCCACCTCGTCCTGCGCGGGAGCGCCCCGCACCAGAGCCACATACTTCTTCAGCGGCTTCTCCGAGCCGAACAAGTTTGCCAACTGCACCAGGACTGGTTTGCTCTTGGCTAGAAGAATGATGCCGCTCGTTTCGAAGTCGAGGCGGTGGGCATTCATCAGGTAATCGAGCCCGCGCTCCTTTGCCCACGGTTTGGCCGCGGTGATACCCGCGTGCAGGAGCTTCATCAAGTTCGGACGATCGGGATCGTAACGGTCGGGCGACGTTAACAGGCCGCTCGGCTTGTCCACGGCGAGGAGGTGCTCGTCTTCGAACCGGACCGGAATTTCCCAGAACTCCCGGGTACCCGGCGACGACAGTTTGATTAACGGTTCCACAACCGCCAGAGGGCGAATCAGGAACGCGCGGCCCCGGTGCCGGCGGGAGCTTGCTGCTGCTGTTGTTGCTGCATCAGCGGTGTCTCGCGCAGCGATTTGCTTGCTTCAGCCTGCAGCCACGCATCAATGGCTTCACGGCGGCGTGCACGGCGGAACCGCTCGGTGTATTCAGGCAGGTCTGCCAAAATCCTGGATTCATCCAGTGGAACAAGTTTTTCAACGAACACAATGAAGCCGCCGTCCATGGTCGGAACAAACTCGGTGGCGGTTCCGGGCTCTATCATGAATGCCGCCTGTTTGTATTGCGGAAGTGGCACATGCGCTTCCACCTGCGGCGCGTTCGTGGATGCAATTGAAAGCGGCTCGACTGCGACGCTGCGCAGGTTGGCCTGGGACACCAGTTCCGAGAAAGTCTTGCCTGCCTTCAAGCCTTCCTGAAGGACCCGGGAAAATTCTGAACCCGCGCGTCGCGCATTCTCCACCGCTTTGGTGCGGCGATAGTCGTCTGCCACCCGGTCCTTCACGGTGTCGTAGGACTGGGTCTCGACGGGCAATCGCTTCGCCAGGGCGATCACAAACACCGCATTTTCGCCGACCATGGGCCGATCAGCCAGCGGTTCCTCTTCGGTTAACCGAAAGGCAGTGGGAGCGAAGTTGGGTCCGACGTCCAATCCGTCCGGCCCATTCTCCTGGTCGAAAGGCGCGGTTTGCTGCACCACGAAGTTATTCGTGCGCGCGGCTGTAAGGAAATCCTCAACGTTCGGCGTGCGTTCGCGGCTCAACAGGTCATCCATAAATCGCTCCGCCGTTCGGTAGGCCGCCAGCAATGCCTGGTCGTGCCGGCGTTCCTCGCGCAGCTTCTGCCTGGCCTGTTCGGGGGCGAGGTCCGGAAACGCGTTGGTTCCGCGCTGCTGGTATTCCTGTTCGATCACCTCGTTCAGATTCGTGATCCCGAAAAGCTCCGTGTCGGCTTGCGCCAGGAAATTGCTCGCGCTGAAAGTCACATAGTGCACCTGCACCCGTTCCGGCAGTTCATACAGATGCAATCGATTGGTGTAGAATTCCGTCAGGACCTCGGGGGTCGCCGCGGCAACACTCGTCTGGTAATTGGTGCCCGAATAGAACAGCGCGTGACTGACGATTTGCTGGTTTTCGCGCGTGAAGAGCGCGCGAGCTTCCTGGGGCGTCACAAGATCCCCCGGCAATCCAACGATTGAGAGCAACTGTTGCAGCGCAAGCTCATGACGCACGTAACGCGCAAAATCCTGCTCGGTGGCATGCGGCATCAACGCCCGCTTGACGAATTCCTCGAGCGGGACGGGGCGGCCGCCGCCTGCGCGCGAAAGAATGTTGTTCGCCGCCTGCGCCACAGCTTCGTCGCTCACGTAGATGTTGTAATCCTTGAACTTCTTGATGAAAAACAACCGGATATACGTTTCCCGCTGCAGGTCAAAATTGGAGCGGCCGCTGGGCCACTCGCCCGTGCTCATGAAATAAGCAAGCATCGCTTCGCGTTCGGCATTCGCGTATTCGGGACGGGAAATTCGCTCCCCATCAATGTTGCCAAGCTGCCCAGCACTTGGACGTCCACCTCCGTCTGAGGCCGGATTGAAAAAGATGACCAGGGAAACAATCATCACCCCGATGATCACGACCCACAGCCAAGTTTGATGTTTACGAATGGTCCCAAACATAGATTTAAGAGTGCGAACCGTAACCAGCCCGTGAAAACCGGTCAAACGCAAAAGAACCCGCGGCCAAAGGCGCTCTGCCGACTTGGAAGCCGGCGATACAGTCCCGACTCGCCGGGAGAAACCTGCGCACGAGTTTCTTGCAGGGCCGGTAGAGGGATGAACTAAAGTCCCAGCCGATGCAGCTGATCCCGATGGGACCGGGTGAGGGTGAGTTGCGCCCCGCCATGAAGAACGATCACATATTCACCGCGGGCAATTGGCCGGAGTTCACGAATATGGTCCATGTTGACCAGTTCGCCGCGGTTGATC
The sequence above is drawn from the Verrucomicrobiia bacterium genome and encodes:
- the alaS gene encoding alanine--tRNA ligase, producing MTSKQIRQSFLDFFKSKQHTLVPSSSLMPDSPNLLFTNAGMNQFVPVFLGQKEADVSRWAGAVPGSDTRAADTQKCIRAGGKHNDLDDVGLDTYHHTFFEMLGNWSFGDYFKQEAIEWAWELVVEIWKFPPQRIYATVYNPDKAQNDPSDFDREAWEFWAAKFRSAGLDPAVHIVNGNKKDNFWMMGETGPCGPCSELHVDLTPNGDTKGALVNKGSPQCIEIWNLVFIQFNANPDGTFSPLPSKHIDTGMGFERVTSIMQGTNGLKDFAKARISNYETDIFRPIFDALEKLSGKRYCSTLPGDAGSVDVPAKPAKTSGEAPSKIVEVEAEKAGPRPGPASDLKQVPTDWQSKSTQEQVAIDIAFRVIADHIRTLSFAIADGIQPGNNDRNYVLRRILRRAVRYGRTLGFREPFFYRLVDVLAETMGDVFPEIRAKKKHVQDVIRGEEESFNKTLDRGIELFNEAATGGSVTGEFAFKLYDTYGFPLDLTELMARERGLSVDKDGFERLMEKQRALARAAQKKQVISLSEIETTTPTRFVGFEVLEIPATVLEVVSIKDKTAVILDASAAYAEMGGQVGDTGELRAGTEGWRIANTQKSGNTWLHFLETENGRAEAVPAAGSCVTLSVNALRRRAIERHHSVTHLLHWALHEVVSREASQKGSFVGPDKLTFDFNSQPLTPAQVADIEKLVNERIVENAAVSWTEVPYADVKARKDVMQFFGDKYGDTVRVVQIGGQAKKLDGYSMELCGGTHTRATGEIGLFRIVGESAIAAGVRRIEAVAGLEAYRKAADEVALIKALAAKVNAPLHELDKKIEALLSHQKELEKQIRSGQQREAANIANSLRERVVEINGVPAIIHSLGAVDGDFLQAVVDSLKSSFKGVIVLGGASNGAVALIASVSPEFIAKVQAGKIVQQIAPIVAGKGGGKPDNARGGGKDAAKLDDALAHARTLI
- a CDS encoding sigma-54 dependent transcriptional regulator, whose amino-acid sequence is MAEQRGNHSEQVRILIVDDDPGQRSLLTSFLRSQGFETDAADSGERALEKLRSSRFDLMISDVRMPGLSGLETLRRARKEHDALPILLVTAFTDVRDAVAAMRDGALNYLAKPIDLDELLTLVQQAVGVSESVTLKYSENKQLPDYVVARSPLTQAVFREASLVAVSDTRVLITGESGSGKEILADVVHAWSTRSKGPIVKVNCAAIPETLLESELFGHEKGAFTGAHAQRIGRFEEATNGTIFLDEIGEMSPQLQAKLLRVTQNGTFQRVGSNREIRTNARLLTATNRNLEELVKSGKFREDLFYRLNVVELHLPPLRERREDILPLASHFIAEFAKGKGRVSEAVATCLERYAWPGNVRELRNAMERAVLLSRSELILPEHLPSKVREAAAQPAPIASPEARQLEEIEREAILEGLRKHGYNRTETARALGISRRALIYKIQRFRNMGIAIDPA
- a CDS encoding RluA family pseudouridine synthase; the encoded protein is MEPLIKLSSPGTREFWEIPVRFEDEHLLAVDKPSGLLTSPDRYDPDRPNLMKLLHAGITAAKPWAKERGLDYLMNAHRLDFETSGIILLAKSKPVLVQLANLFGSEKPLKKYVALVRGAPAQDEVEIDQKLAAHPTRIGLMRVDPKNGKRSRTVVHVMEKFSRFTLLRCEPLTGRTHQIRVHLRHLGLPIVGDSLYGGKALYLSSLKKNYVLKPGKEERPLMGRVALHAEQLELTHPVTGETVVMQSPLPKDFTVTIKYLRQFGMTPG
- a CDS encoding SurA N-terminal domain-containing protein, producing the protein MFGTIRKHQTWLWVVIIGVMIVSLVIFFNPASDGGGRPSAGQLGNIDGERISRPEYANAEREAMLAYFMSTGEWPSGRSNFDLQRETYIRLFFIKKFKDYNIYVSDEAVAQAANNILSRAGGGRPVPLEEFVKRALMPHATEQDFARYVRHELALQQLLSIVGLPGDLVTPQEARALFTRENQQIVSHALFYSGTNYQTSVAAATPEVLTEFYTNRLHLYELPERVQVHYVTFSASNFLAQADTELFGITNLNEVIEQEYQQRGTNAFPDLAPEQARQKLREERRHDQALLAAYRTAERFMDDLLSRERTPNVEDFLTAARTNNFVVQQTAPFDQENGPDGLDVGPNFAPTAFRLTEEEPLADRPMVGENAVFVIALAKRLPVETQSYDTVKDRVADDYRRTKAVENARRAGSEFSRVLQEGLKAGKTFSELVSQANLRSVAVEPLSIASTNAPQVEAHVPLPQYKQAAFMIEPGTATEFVPTMDGGFIVFVEKLVPLDESRILADLPEYTERFRRARRREAIDAWLQAEASKSLRETPLMQQQQQQQAPAGTGAARS
- a CDS encoding ABC-F family ATP-binding cassette domain-containing protein, which codes for MLTLSGISKAYGERVLFADATLQVNRNDRIGLVGPNGAGKSTLLSLILGEEEADAGEVILERGVRIGHLPQESMPVADETVIELATASSPEFLKLRRIIKAWDNNHPVEALHPEEIHDDVHDRFNELGGYQLEAKAKQILAGLSFRETDFERPAREMSGGWVMRAHLARLLAMEPDLLILDEPTNHLDLEALIWFQDYLKNYPGAILVISHDREFLNHLVGSIVEIRQSRLMRYRGNYDEYLVQREAAEEQLLAAYKNQQREIASLMDFANRFRAKASKASQAQSKLKQIERMDKIEAPTSDDRKVSFSFPQPQRSGQRVIRLQNIRFGYPLSSASNPGAQGENLIYERLAFEAERGQRIVLVGPNGAGKSTLLKLLGGVLEPQNGIRELGHNVKSGYYSQYRVDMLDLSRTVLEEALDTPSRVTEQFVRTLLGSFLFQGDDVFKRVSVLSGGEKSRLALVKLLLDPPNLLLMDEPTTHLDMSSIDALLYALDQFEGTLIFISHDVYFIRALANHVVHVNAGRLTPYPGGYQYYLDKTRAGSARAALTAGGQGRRIGEPPQRSAVAVTDGLSRKDQKRIEAEQRQARSKERKSQQQAVHQLEKQIQALEQKQSELTAELEKPETYEKPGRANQINRELVDVQSELEELTPKWEAAATRLATLDAG
- a CDS encoding RNA polymerase sigma factor; this encodes MDDEQRAVILRCRQGDHSAFGSLVQMHQRMIHAVTYRMTGSMADAEDLAQETFIQAFQRLESFRGDAAFSSWLYRIAMNLCLNWHKRESRRNRLHEQWEIPENPAESRDVAEPWRVQNALMKLHPKQRAAIVLTIYEGKTHAEAGRILGCSETTVSWRVFSAKQKLKRWLAGKVRDE
- a CDS encoding group III truncated hemoglobin, with translation MSEEQTLYARLGGHEGILKLITGFYADVRQDAVIGPIFNTHIPDWPAHLEKIADFWALQAGGPSRYRGGFGAAHLPLNLKPEHFEHWLRLWEFNNARSLPPWEAEQMNQLAHAFARRLFGLTQRQPFAS
- a CDS encoding GNAT family N-acetyltransferase — encoded protein: MQLKDVAEVFELGQKIFTAEEWPTLYRSWDDHELALLFSNDAETCLVAESDERIVGFALGRVMEKPRSAWRYGWLLWLGVEPRLKRSGIATRLLKQLTVLFIDRDARIMLVDTAAKNYSALAFFRRNGFGQEIRHVYMSQNLEDHPRYLERRSEAGGGSD